In Vigna radiata var. radiata cultivar VC1973A chromosome 3, Vradiata_ver6, whole genome shotgun sequence, the following proteins share a genomic window:
- the LOC111241392 gene encoding uncharacterized protein LOC111241392, with amino-acid sequence MSQEGEITAPIATQGAVTVSTTGPKPCLRSPLSVIADQLQRCDYIGSIRTRDSTNPLYVELERQHLQRPSGAVLKPSETEDFRNSLKNSQPFTGRTIIFDNMSEGEITAPTATQGAVTVSTTDPTPCSRSSLSVIADQLQRIGHIGSYRMRGSTNPVCIDLERQNIFSVPELDEIPLGLDSNTSKKRKSYI; translated from the coding sequence ATGTCACAGGAAGGAGAAATAACGGCTCCTATTGCAACGCAAGGCGCTGTAACAGTTTCTACAACTGGCCCGAAGCCCTGTTTAAGGTCTCCACTAAGTGTAATAGCTGACCAGCTACAGAGGTGCGACTACATTGGCTCTATCCGAACGAGGGATTCAACCAACCCTCTTTACGTTGAGCTTGAAAGACAACATCTTCAGCGCCCTAGTGGAGCTGTACTCAAGCCCTCCGAGACCGAAGACTTTAGAAATTCACTTAAGAATTCACAACCTTTTACAGGTAGAACTATAATCTTTGACAACATGTCAGAAGGAGAAATAACGGCTCCTACTGCAACACAAGGCGCTGTGACAGTTTCTACAACTGACCCGACGCCCTGTTCAAGGTCTTCACTAAGTGTAATAGCTGACCAGCTACAGAGGATCGGCCACATTGGCTCTTACCGAATGAGGGGTTCAACCAACCCCGTTTGCATTGACCTTGAAAGACAGAACATCTTCAGCGTCCCGGAGCTTGATGAGATACCTCTTGGTCTTGACTCAAACACATCCAAGAAGAGAAAGagttatatatga
- the LOC106758021 gene encoding chaperone protein dnaJ 49 — translation MDGNKDDALKCLRIGKEALENGDRSRALKFVTKARRLDPTLPVDDLLSTIEADTGDKSPAKEAAAEGTVPPDQPSLRRRAAATSAATAGSSSASSSSATYTEEQVSIIREIKRKKNFYEILGLEKSCTVEDVRKSYRKLSLKVHPDKNKAPGAEEAFKAVSKAFQCLSNEESRRKYDVSGEDESVYEQRAARPAARGYNGYYEADVDAEEIFRNFFFGGMAPAANFGGFSFGPGGFNGFNGHRPAEHASGGFNVRALIQLLPVLLILLLNFLPSSDPLYSLSKSYPYEHRLTTPKGVNYYVKSTKFAQEYPPESEERATLEERVERDYFSVLRQNCHFELQRRQWGYIRETPHCDMLRKFELAN, via the coding sequence ATGGATGGGAACAAGGACGACGCGCTGAAATGTTTGAGAATCGGTAAAGAGGCGTTAGAAAACGGTGATCGTTCACGCGCGTTGAAGTTCGTGACGAAGGCGCGCCGCCTCGACCCCACGCTCCCCGTCGACGATCTACTGTCCACGATCGAGGCGGACACAGGGGATAAGTCTCCTGCCAAAGAGGCAGCGGCGGAAGGTACCGTACCCCCCGATCAGCCTTCTCTCAGGCGAAGGGCGGCCGCTACCTCGGCGGCCACGGCGGGGTCGTCCTCCGCCTCGTCATCTTCGGCCACTTATACCGAAGAGCAAGTTTCAATTATCAGAGAAAttaagaggaagaaaaactTTTATGAGATATTGGGATTAGAGAAAAGTTGCACTGTTGAGGATGTGAGGAAATCTTATAGGAAACTGTCCCTTAAGGTTCATCCCGACAAGAACAAAGCCCCTGGCGCTGAGGAAGCATTCAAGGCTGTGTCAAAGGCGTTTCAGTGCCTTAGCAATGAAGAGAGTAGGAGAAAGTATGATGTTTCCGGTGAAGATGAATCGGTTTACGAGCAGCGTGCCGCGAGGCCAGCTGCTAGGGGTTATAATGGTTACTATGAGGCTGATGTTGATGCTGAGGAGATATTTAGGAACTTCTTCTTTGGGGGAATGGCCCCTGCAGCCAATTTTGGAGGATTCAGTTTTGGACCAGGTGGTTTCAACGGCTTCAATGGTCACAGGCCTGCTGAACACGCTTCTGGTGGTTTTAATGTTCGTGCTTTAATTCAGTTGTTGCCGGTGCTACTGATTTTGCTACTAAACTTTTTGCCTTCGTCGGATCCCTTGTACTCGCTGTCGAAGAGCTATCCTTATGAGCATCGTTTAACTACACCAAAGGGTGTTAACTATTATGTCAAGTCTACAAAGTTTGCTCAGGAGTATCCGCCTGAGAGCGAAGAACGAGCAACTCTTGAAGAAAGGGTGGAGAGGGATTACTTTAGCGTTCTTCGCCAGAATTGTCATTTCGAGTTGCAGCGCCGCCAATGGGGGTATATCCGGGAAACACCGCACTGCGATATGCTGCGGAAGTTTGAGTTGGCGAATTGA